The Limnospira fusiformis SAG 85.79 genomic interval AGTAATCTGGATCGCTCAGGGGTGCAAATATGCCGGTAAATTCAATGATTTTTGTCAGGTCTATTACCCCCTGAACCTCATCTTCAAATTTTAGATAAACTTGATATCCTTCTAACGGTTGGGCTTCAATAATATCTTTTAACATGGTTAATCTAAGGGTTCGATTTTATTAAGTTCTGCATTTGGTCGGGCCAGTTCCCAGTTATCCATCAGTTCAGATTAATAGAGGGCTGCCCATTCAATCAGCAGCCTTTTGATACTTCAAGCCGTTTGCGGAAGTGGCTGATAGTGAAGTTGCATCAGTTGATTGACGCTTAAAGTCTCTAAAGCGTAGGTTTTCCCCTGAAGGTCTACAAATTCGACCTCAAATACATCCGGTTCGTAAACCTCAATAATTGTACCGACTTGACCTTTATAAAGGTTAAAGTCAGGTAAATTTTCCGTTAGGGCAACGACATCTAAAAGTTTCATCGGGTGTTCTCCTGGGGACTAGGGAATGTAACAGGTAATGAGCCGTGGGAAATCTTCATTTTGCCTAACCATCCAGATACTTCTAATGATGGCACTTTTACTTTCCCGCGTCATTTCAAAGTCAATCTGGTATTTCTGCCCGTAACTATTGCGGTTAGTTGGGATAGCGTCTTCTGTTTTGAGAGCTTGGCGCAGAGCGACCCGCAGTTCCTCAGCTTCTTCTAACCCAATACCGAGGGCAGATTGAAATACAATGGCTTTGTGCCGACCTTCCGAGTGATTGGGATTAAGTGAATAACCCTCTAATTTTTCAAACGGAATCAGTGCTTGCTCAGGATTGGGCAGTTTCACACCACCTCCTCAACGATTTTTTCGGCATCTTTGACGCGGATTTCGCCGGATAGGAGTTTGGGGAGGAGAGTGTCACGTAGGGACTGGAGAGAGTACATTTGAATCTCATTAATTTCTAACTTTTCAAAAACAGGCGCGGCATAATATGAAAAGCATGAAATTATAGACTGATTTGGAATTAAGAAAGAATAAGCGGGAATGCCATCCTTCCCTAAATGCAAAACTGTACTTCCGTTTGTATGTCCATATACGTGAGATTGAAAATCATCGGTCATAAAAAGACAGTAAAGAAAAGGGATGCTTAATACTTCATTAACTGGACGAACAATTCCCAAGTCAAGTGATGCAACTAGGGTTTTAAAGTGACTGGTTCTTCTGACTATGGCTGGTTTCCCAATCACATCTGCTGCTTGTGTTATATCCGTATAAGCAACAACTAACTCTCCCGGTTTAATTATTTGATCGGATTTATAAATACCACTATAGGGTTTAAGTCCATTTTGAGAATACCCACCACCACGCTGGATAGATTTTAATGTTACAAGTGCAGTATCTGAAGGTATTAGTTCACTACTCTTGTATGACCTACCCTTAATAATTTTTACATGGTTTCCTATACAATCTAGCTTCCACCCCTTCGGAATCTGACCCAGGGGCGAATCCTCAAACTCATCTGGAAACAGAGCCGCCGTTTCCGCATCCATGCCTACGGGTTGTCGTCCGTCCATCTTGGCACGAACGGGGTCGAAGTCGATAAACCAGGATTTGAAGATGGCACGGGCGATCGCCTCCAGCGTCCGGTTCATCTGCTGGTTCAGTTCGATTTTGTCGTCAAAGGTGCCGAGAATGTGGGCGATCGCTTTTTGCTCGTCTAGTGGGGGAATAACTAGGGATATTTTGCGTAATTCACTTTGCTTAATTCCCAGGACTGTTGTTCCTGTAGCCCTTGCTATAAGCTGGTGTTGTACAAAATTTGACTGCATTAAAAAATTGAGAAAGTCATTATCCAGAAAACCTTTTTTTCCTCGAAGTGTTATTAAGCGTTGTGCAAGAGCGACTTTTTTATTGTCAAGCTGTGCAATTTCTCCTAATGGAGCTTCAGTAGTCATAATAACATCTTTACACTTGGGCAAGCCCCGCCGCATCCATTTATCATAATTTTTAGGATCGATATATTCTGAGACAGGCTGTATTCTACCATTTTTGACAATTTTAGCAGTAATTAATGGAATACCCATAGATGTTTTTTGAGGGGTTTTCCCACGATAATCAATAATTGCATCCATGCAATTTTCAAGAGGGTATATCTCCCAATCTGATGGGAATTTAATCTCCATAACCTAACTACTCCAAATTCTCTGACATCACCTTTTCCATCCGTGCCAACTCTGTAAACTGCTTGTCTAACTTTGCCGTCAATCGCTGCATCATCCTTTCACACTACCTCTAAAATTTGCGGTTGGGGTAAAGGTCTGTTCTCGGCTTGATAACTTTCAATCAGCAGTTCCAGTACCTCTTGACCATTTTTAACGGCTTCCTCGTAAGTATCCCCATCCGTAAAATAGCGCTGAATTTCTGTCGCAAATTCTGGCAATTCTACCAGACAAGCTTGATCTACTTCAGACCAAACAATATTAACTCGATACTTAAGTTGACTCATCATCTTGCTCCTTATCTTCTAGCTGTTGCAAAGCATCATTGATTAATTTTTCTAAATACGGTTTAGCATCTTTACTATCTTTTCCGGCTAGAGTAATGGGCAATTCTAATAAATTTGGTCGTTTCTCCCGTTCATCCCACTCCCTCCTTAGCTGATGGACCCACTCCTGAGCATCCTGCCCATTTAACAAATTGGGAGCAATGCCACGCAGTTCTTGCCAGCTTCGTTTAGGGTTTTGTTGGGTTAACATCCGCCGCTTCAGTTGTTCTGTCGCATGGCTAATCACCTCCAACTGTTCCTCGATTGTAAGCTGATCAATGTCCTGCAACACCTGCTTTAACAATGCACTCATAGCCCCAACCTCCTCAAATTTTCCCGAATTGTTGCTTCTAGTTTGGCGCTTTCCTCAAACGGTGCATCCAACTGCTTTATCAATTCTTTCCTTTTTTTATCATTGATGAATAATGAGAGTATTTCGGCTAATTTCAATATAACTGTGCCGTTCCCAAAGCTCTATAATTTGGCCTACATTTTGTTGGAATAAATTTTCTAAGTCATCATTTTTAATATTCCCCGTAGAAACCAGCAAAAGTTTATAAGGCTCAGTTTTGAGCAAAAAAGATTCTACAAAATCAGCATATTTCGTAATCAAAACCCTCTTTTCTTGCCTTGACACAGCATTCAGAGCAGAGTCAGGGGTAGCATTCTCTTGGGGTAAATCTCTCGGGTGAATGGCATCATAACCCGCATTTTGAAGGAACCGAGCCAGCCGCAGGGGAAGTTGGGCATCGACTAGAAATTTCATAAGACCAGGGTATAAACCCGCTTAACTTGACTTAACCGGGCTGCAAATAGCAGCACCGATAAAATATCAGCTTCTTCCAAATCTTCATAATCGGCCAAAATCTCCCCATGAGTCATACCGGAACTCAGCAGTTCTAGCAAAAATTCCACTGGATAGCGCAACCCTCGGATACAGGGTTTGCCATGACAGATTTCTGGATTAATCGTGATTCGTTCTAACAAAGAATTATCCATGATAAATCGTTCCTCTACTGTTTTCTAGTGTATCAACACCGCTACATCCCGTCAATCAATTTTACACGCTCCGAAGCAGCCAACATTTCCACTTCTACCCTGCGGTGATAATCCTGCACACTGAGCGAGGTTCAGCGGCGATCGTCATAGCCCCTACCTCCAAAGATTTACTTAAACATTCAGCCGGAGCTTTTGGGGTTGAATCTCGGTGATGTTATTAAATCCCCCTTCATATTCCGCCACGACAGCTTGCGTTTCTCTATCAAACTGCAATAAAATATTAATTAAATGCCTAACATTCATTGGCTAATTAAACCTCTAATTGACTAATAACAATAATCTTTAATTCTGTTATCCGCCTTAGTTGCAGGTCGTTAGTCAAAAATGCCTCACAGCCAGCATCTAATGCCGTGGCAATTTGCAGCGAATCTGGTAATTGAAGATTGTATCTTGCCCGTAACTGATACATTTACGCGACATTTATCCGGCTATTGCCTGACAATGCGACGATAGCACTATTACCCGTTAAGGTAACAGAGGCGGTATCCCGCAAAGCTTTTAGAAAGATTCCAAAAGCACCGTTCCAGTCCCTGGGTAGAGTGAACCCACACTCCGGACATCGGAACACTTTTGAGCCACCTAGCTGGGAATGCACATGACCACAGTGAGTACAGGTTTTGCTGGTGTATTCTTCCGTCACATCTACAACTGTGGTTCCAGTTATCTCGGCTTGATGTCTCAGGGTTAGTTTGAATCGATAATGCGCCCATGTCAGCATGGCGCGGGCAGTCTTAGACCTGATTAGACGCTTCACCTTGGCAACCATATCGGAAGTCTCGAAGGTGGGCAAAAAAATTAGGCTGTAGTTGTGAGTCAAGTAGTGAGCAATTTGTTTGTGGGCTTCATCCACTAAATTCCGGATTTTAGTTCTCATTCGTTGAGCCGCTTGCCTCATCCGTCGCCTTCTTGAACGACAGGGTTCCTTGGCGATTCGGCTCATCAAATCATCCAAATGTTGACATAACCGAGTGATGCGTCCTATATCTCCGGAGCCCAATTCCAGAAATCGTGAACCATCAAACCCGGTCATAAAAGTTCGGACGCCCGGGTCTAATGCAATCACGCCAGTAGCGTCAGTTGGGGTAACGGCAACTGGTTCAGGAAACACCGCAAACCACCGCCCCTTGGCAAAGACTAATTGAGTCCCTTGCCCGCAAGTTTTAGGGATGGGTTCGGAAACCATGAAAGTTAATCCTTTCGTTAGTCTTGGATACCAACTCCCTGAAGAGAAATTAGTATTATTGAACTTAATCGCTTGAGAGCTGTCACGACAACTTCTAAACCTTGCATCAGGACTGGCGCTCAAAGCCTGATAGGCATCAAAGATGGCATTTTGCCGAATGTGGCAGGGTGTTTCTTTGACCCATTCGGGTAAGTCACTCTGCATCACTTCGTTGCGTAATTTCAGTTTGCTTAGTCGTTTACCACTCCTAGATAATGCAATTGCTTGGTTGTAGCAATACCGACAAGCAGCCAGCCATTTACGCCAGACTTGATTTAGCTCCGGGCTGGGGTAAATCCGGATCTTCTTTGACCTGAGTTTTGTATTTACTCCGTCGGTATAATCGGGAACTGAAGCAGTGGAGGAGGGCGAGGATGTCCTCAACCATTTCTGGTTCTGGACTGAGACTTGTCTGGTTGAGAACCATGAGTGAGCAACTGTTTTGCTCACAGAGCCATCGAAACAAGTCAAATCCCCATATTGCCAATCGGTCTGGGTGGGCAACGACAACCATGCCGACATCTCCTGACAAGACTTGTCCCAGTAAGGCCAGCATTTTCTTTCCCTTTCCCTTGAAGTTGAGCCCGCCTCGGATTTCTGAGACGACTTCTGCTTCGGGGTAGAGGTTGGACAGTGCGGCCACCTGTCGGGTGAGGTCGGACTGCTGGGCGCGGCTACTAACTCTGGCATAGATAACGACTTTGCGTTTGTCACTGCCTGATATGGAATCAGAATATGACTCAACGTTGTATCGTCGTTGCCCAGCGGGGGTTCTGATGGTGTCGATTGAGCCATTGTCGTCCCATCTGCGGAGTGTTCTTTCATGGACTCGAAGGATTTTGGCCGCTTCCTTGGGTTTGACATATCTGGCAATAGGTTTATCCTCAACCCTTCTCGCTTATTATACCGTATTGCCCTAAAATATTAACCTAATTTGAGATTAAATCATGCTCCCCTGCCAGTTGTCCCATCGATTGACCAATTTCTACAAATTGAATGTTCTCTGTGTTCGTTAGCAGCTCTCTAAACTCTCTTTGTCCCTTCACATCTCCCGTTCTGTAGGGGACTACCAGACATTCTGCCAGGGTGATAGGCCCCACAACACCCACCAATCCTGCATTCTCAATCCGGTCAAAAATCATCCTGACAAGCGGCCAGAAATCAGGATTTTCCTCCACAAAATACACAACAGGCGATGTATCTAAAAACAGCCGCGATACCCCAGAAAGCGCCTCATCAATCCTCATAATTCGCCTCTGAGGACTCGTTCCCGATGCTCATCCCCTTCTCGACGAGTTCGCGTCACCCATTCCTGAGCATCCTCGCCAAAAAATGGGTGCTTTACCATCCCGCGAAATTCACTAAGTTTCCGTTTAGGGCTGGTCTGGTGTGGCTGAGATTTCAGACTCTGTGCTACACCGCTAATCAGTTCTAACCGTTCTTCATAGGACAACTGCTCAACTTGCTGCAATAGGTTTTGTAGCAATGGACTCATAGCCCTAACCTCCTCAAATTTTCCCGAATCGCTGCTTCTAGTTTGGCACTTTCCTCAAACTGTGCGTACAACTTCTTCGTCAACCGTTCCATCTTCTCCTCAAACAGCTCATCATCCTCTTCCAGTTCCTCCGCCCCCACATAGCGCCCTGGGGTCAGCACATAACCATGAGAGGCGATTTCCTCCAGAGTGGCACTCTTACAAAATCCCGGCACGTCTTCATAATCATCTGCCTCCGGTTCCCCGCGCCATGCCTGATAGGTTCCAGCAATCCGGGCGAGTTCCTCATCAATCAGTTCCCGATGGGTTCGGTCAATCAACACCCCCAACTTCCGAGCATCAATAAATAAGGTCTGACCCTTGCGGTTGCGGCAAGGTTTGTGTCCAGCAGTGGGTTTGCCCGACTTATCCCGCGCCACAAACCACAAACAAGCAGGAATCTGGGTGGTATAGAACAACTGTCCAGGTAAAGCAATCATGCAATCCACCAAATCGGAAGCGATTAAGGCTTTGCGGATTTCCCCTTCACCGGACTGGTTGGAACTCATGGAACCATTCGCCAACACGAACCCAGCAATCCCATTGGGGGCGAGATGGTGAATGATGTGCTGAATCCAAGCATAGTTAGCGTTTCCCTTCGGTGGTGTCCCGTACTGCCAGCGCACGTCTTCTGCCAGCTTCTCATTCCACCAATCGCTGATGTTAAATGGAGGATTTGCCAGGATGTAATCTGCCTTCAAGTCTTTGTGTAAATCGTTGGTGAAACTATCCGCTTGTCTGTCGCCGATGTTGCCATCTATCCCGCGAATGGCGAGATTCATCAAGCACAGTCGCCGCGTTGTCGGGTTCGATTCTTGGCCGTAAATGGCAATATCGCCTTTACGTCCCCCGTGCGCTTCCACGAATTTCTCGGACTGCACGAACATTCCACCGGAACCACAGCAAGGGTCATAGATTCGTCCCTTGTACGGCTGAATCATCTCAACCAACAGCCTAACCACGGACTGCGGCGTGTAAAACTCACCGCCACCCTTACCTTCCTTCTCGGCAAACTGTCCCAGAAAATATTCATAAACTCGCCCCAAAATATCCTTTGAGCGGTTCTCAGCGTCGCCCAATCCGATGGTACTAATCAGGTCGATGAGTTCCCCTAGGCGTTGCTTATCCAGGTCGGGGCGGTTGTAGTTACTCGGTAAAACGCCCTTGAGTCGAGGGTTTTCTTTCTCGATCGCCAGCATCGCCTCATCAATGCGCTTGCCGATATCCGGTTGCTTGGCGCTGGCTTGAATTGTTGACCATCGCGCTTCTTGCGGCACCCAGAACATATTTTCCCCAACGTATTCATCGGGGTCTTCGGGGTCGGTGTAGTCTGTTTCTTGCCTTGCCGCGAGGTCATCGTAGCGTTCCTGGAAGGCATCAGAGATGTACTTGAGGAAAATCAGCCCCAAGGTGACGTGCTTGTATTCAGCAGCATCCATGTGACCGCGCATTTTATCGGCAGCAGCCCACAGCGTTTGTTCAAAACCGAGATTGGCTCCGTTTCCGTTTTGCTTGGAGGTGGATTGGGTTTTCTTGGACTTTGGCATTCAGGGATGGAACTCTATAGAAAATGGACAATATCGATTTTTTTTAACTCAATCTAGGCGATCGCACTCAAAGAAAGCACCTACTCTGAAAAATAAGCCGGACATCAAATCCGCCCCTCGCTCTCTCATCTGCCGCAACTGCAACTCAATCAGGGTCATTGCCATCGGGGAGGGGGTGGCCCGTCCCTTCTCCCAGCGGTTGATGGTCTGGAAGGACACACGCAGATAAGCATAGTTATTATATATGGTGTCTGTTTTGTGAGCTTTATGGTAGGGTATTGGATACCTCTGGTTACCTCTGGTAATGGTTTTGCCCTGACGGCAATCATCCTCAAAAAACCGGTACTCAGAAACTGGAAGCATAACCACTATATTTAGACCACGAGGGAATAGAATTTTGGGGTTTTTCCCCCGCGCCATAAACCGTTTTTATGATTTTTTTAAACACAATTTTTGTGGGGATTTTCGCCCTACTCTTGGCATTAAATACCTCTGTTTTCCAGGTTTCCGATAGTCGGTAAACCCAGCATTATACAGCACCGCATACCTCTGATAATATCAGAGAATCTCTCAATTTTCAACTCCCAGATCGCGGTAGACCAGGCGATCGCAGCAGTAGCGCTGGAGGGCGGGGAAACTGCACCAGAAACACCCAAATCACCGCTTTAGTTCCTACCCAAAATTGGGGCTATACCCTATCGGCGCACCCGAAATTTTGGTTTTACTTAACGGCATCTAAAGATTCATCCTGGTCGGCGGAATTTGAACTACAAGACCCTCGGAAAAACCGCCTGGTTGAATTTAGCTTAACTGTCAACCCCGGACTGATAGCAGTCACTCTCCCGGAAGATATTTATTTGGAGGAAACCGAAACTAACTACTATTGGCGTTTGTCAATTATTTGCGAACCGAGCGATCGCACTGGGGATTTAGTCGTCAGGGGTGAAGTCTTAAAACGGGAACTTGACCAGGATTTACAAGCACAAATCCGAGACAAATCCGGTCGAGATTTGGCTCTAGTTTATGCAGCCAACAGTATCTGGTTCGACCTGTTAACTCTGGTGATGAAGTTCCGAGAAGAACAACCCGACAATCCCATTTACCGAGAAGATTGGCAAGAATTATTGGGAGCGATAGATTTGCCAAAATCGATAATCGAGAATGGGGAGTTGTGAACAGGGGGTTAAAGTTTAGTCGCAAATCCACAATAGGAATTGGGGTTATATTGATGATACTCTTTTAAAGCCGCTTCGCAGTCGTCTTGAGTCTCAAACCACTTGCTATAGACTTGGTAGGAATTATGGCTCGATAGGTTGCTATAGTTGGCTGACCAGAAAAAATTAGCTTGGGTGTAGCCGTCCTCCAACAGGGAATGACGTTTATTTTTGGCTTGCTGGGGACTATAAAAGGCAGAATCCCCAATAAAATAAAATGATAGGGGTAGTTGATAGGTTTCCGCGATCGCTTCCGATTCCTTGGGTTCTGACTGGGAATGCCAAAATATGGTCAATCCTAAACCGGCGAGAATCCCTAAGATCACACCTACTATAGCCGGGATTTGCCAATCGGGTCGCCGTTGGGGTGGCTTCCGTGAGGTGGCTTTGGGAAAAATGACTGTCGAAGGGGGAACAGAAATTTCCGTCGATGCTATGGGATGGGATAATCCTTCTAAGGCGGTCAGCATTTCTTGAGCATC includes:
- a CDS encoding RNA-guided endonuclease InsQ/TnpB family protein, encoding MRIYPSPELNQVWRKWLAACRYCYNQAIALSRSGKRLSKLKLRNEVMQSDLPEWVKETPCHIRQNAIFDAYQALSASPDARFRSCRDSSQAIKFNNTNFSSGSWYPRLTKGLTFMVSEPIPKTCGQGTQLVFAKGRWFAVFPEPVAVTPTDATGVIALDPGVRTFMTGFDGSRFLELGSGDIGRITRLCQHLDDLMSRIAKEPCRSRRRRMRQAAQRMRTKIRNLVDEAHKQIAHYLTHNYSLIFLPTFETSDMVAKVKRLIRSKTARAMLTWAHYRFKLTLRHQAEITGTTVVDVTEEYTSKTCTHCGHVHSQLGGSKVFRCPECGFTLPRDWNGAFGIFLKALRDTASVTLTGNSAIVALSGNSRINVA
- a CDS encoding DUF6883 domain-containing protein, producing MKLPNPEQALIPFEKLEGYSLNPNHSEGRHKAIVFQSALGIGLEEAEELRVALRQALKTEDAIPTNRNSYGQKYQIDFEMTRESKSAIIRSIWMVRQNEDFPRLITCYIP
- a CDS encoding helix-turn-helix domain-containing protein codes for the protein MLPVSEYRFFEDDCRQGKTITRGNQRYPIPYHKAHKTDTIYNNYAYLRVSFQTINRWEKGRATPSPMAMTLIELQLRQMRERGADLMSGLFFRVGAFFECDRLD
- a CDS encoding type I restriction-modification system subunit M, yielding MPKSKKTQSTSKQNGNGANLGFEQTLWAAADKMRGHMDAAEYKHVTLGLIFLKYISDAFQERYDDLAARQETDYTDPEDPDEYVGENMFWVPQEARWSTIQASAKQPDIGKRIDEAMLAIEKENPRLKGVLPSNYNRPDLDKQRLGELIDLISTIGLGDAENRSKDILGRVYEYFLGQFAEKEGKGGGEFYTPQSVVRLLVEMIQPYKGRIYDPCCGSGGMFVQSEKFVEAHGGRKGDIAIYGQESNPTTRRLCLMNLAIRGIDGNIGDRQADSFTNDLHKDLKADYILANPPFNISDWWNEKLAEDVRWQYGTPPKGNANYAWIQHIIHHLAPNGIAGFVLANGSMSSNQSGEGEIRKALIASDLVDCMIALPGQLFYTTQIPACLWFVARDKSGKPTAGHKPCRNRKGQTLFIDARKLGVLIDRTHRELIDEELARIAGTYQAWRGEPEADDYEDVPGFCKSATLEEIASHGYVLTPGRYVGAEELEEDDELFEEKMERLTKKLYAQFEESAKLEAAIRENLRRLGL
- a CDS encoding type II toxin-antitoxin system VapC family toxin — its product is MRIDEALSGVSRLFLDTSPVVYFVEENPDFWPLVRMIFDRIENAGLVGVVGPITLAECLVVPYRTGDVKGQREFRELLTNTENIQFVEIGQSMGQLAGEHDLISN
- a CDS encoding restriction endonuclease subunit S, encoding MEIKFPSDWEIYPLENCMDAIIDYRGKTPQKTSMGIPLITAKIVKNGRIQPVSEYIDPKNYDKWMRRGLPKCKDVIMTTEAPLGEIAQLDNKKVALAQRLITLRGKKGFLDNDFLNFLMQSNFVQHQLIARATGTTVLGIKQSELRKISLVIPPLDEQKAIAHILGTFDDKIELNQQMNRTLEAIARAIFKSWFIDFDPVRAKMDGRQPVGMDAETAALFPDEFEDSPLGQIPKGWKLDCIGNHVKIIKGRSYKSSELIPSDTALVTLKSIQRGGGYSQNGLKPYSGIYKSDQIIKPGELVVAYTDITQAADVIGKPAIVRRTSHFKTLVASLDLGIVRPVNEVLSIPFLYCLFMTDDFQSHVYGHTNGSTVLHLGKDGIPAYSFLIPNQSIISCFSYYAAPVFEKLEINEIQMYSLQSLRDTLLPKLLSGEIRVKDAEKIVEEVV
- a CDS encoding IS607 family transposase gives rise to the protein MARYVKPKEAAKILRVHERTLRRWDDNGSIDTIRTPAGQRRYNVESYSDSISGSDKRKVVIYARVSSRAQQSDLTRQVAALSNLYPEAEVVSEIRGGLNFKGKGKKMLALLGQVLSGDVGMVVVAHPDRLAIWGFDLFRWLCEQNSCSLMVLNQTSLSPEPEMVEDILALLHCFSSRLYRRSKYKTQVKEDPDLPQPGAKSSLA
- a CDS encoding DUF5615 family PIN-like protein — encoded protein: MKFLVDAQLPLRLARFLQNAGYDAIHPRDLPQENATPDSALNAVSRQEKRVLITKYADFVESFLLKTEPYKLLLVSTGNIKNDDLENLFQQNVGQIIELWERHSYIEISRNTLIIHQ
- a CDS encoding type II toxin-antitoxin system HicB family antitoxin, encoding MMSQLKYRVNIVWSEVDQACLVELPEFATEIQRYFTDGDTYEEAVKNGQEVLELLIESYQAENRPLPQPQILEVV
- a CDS encoding DUF4926 domain-containing protein, which encodes MKLLDVVALTENLPDFNLYKGQVGTIIEVYEPDVFEVEFVDLQGKTYALETLSVNQLMQLHYQPLPQTA
- a CDS encoding DUF433 domain-containing protein; this translates as MDNSLLERITINPEICHGKPCIRGLRYPVEFLLELLSSGMTHGEILADYEDLEEADILSVLLFAARLSQVKRVYTLVL
- a CDS encoding type II toxin-antitoxin system VapC family toxin, which gives rise to MYQLRARYNLQLPDSLQIATALDAGCEAFLTNDLQLRRITELKIIVISQLEV
- a CDS encoding DUF928 domain-containing protein, producing the protein MTALVPTQNWGYTLSAHPKFWFYLTASKDSSWSAEFELQDPRKNRLVEFSLTVNPGLIAVTLPEDIYLEETETNYYWRLSIICEPSDRTGDLVVRGEVLKRELDQDLQAQIRDKSGRDLALVYAANSIWFDLLTLVMKFREEQPDNPIYREDWQELLGAIDLPKSIIENGEL